In Pseudomonas abieticivorans, the genomic window CGAGGAAATCACCAGCAACGTCTCGACCATTCGCGACGTCACCGAGTCGTTGTCGGGCCAGGCCAACGAATCGGCACGGGTCAGCCAGAGCCTCAACAGCCTGGCCAACCAGCAACAGGGCCTGATGGATCAGTTTCGCGTGTGAAGCGCCAACGCAATCGTTACCCGCAGCCCACCCAGTGGGCTTGCGGACAAGGCCAGGCTTGCGCCCCTGGCCTCGACGATATCGCGCACGATACCCAGGCCCAGGCCATGGCCGATGACTTGCTCGTCCAGGCGTGAACCGCGGTCGAGCACTTGCGCATGACGGGCTTGGGGGATACCCGGGCCGTCGTCCTCTACCCAGATCTGCACCGTCGCCTCGCCGCCCAGTATGCACAGGCGCACTTCGCTGTCGGCCCACTTGCAGGCGTTGTCCAGCAGGTTGCCGAGCACTTCGAGCAGGTCTTCACGATCCCAGGGGATCTTCAGCCCGTCAGGCACCTGCCGGGTCATGGCCAGCTCACTGCCGTGGATCATGCTCAAGGTCGCGAACAGGCCCGGCAATTCCAGGTCACAGTCGAACTGCGCGCCCGGCAACGCATCGCCAGCCAGCCGCGCTCGGTTGAGCTCGCGGCCCAGGCGTTGTTGGATCTGCGCCAGTTGCTCTTCGATCAATTGGCGTACCTGGGGTTGCTGCGCCAAGCGTTCGCTGGCCGCCAGGCTGACCAGCACCGCCAAGGGCGTTTTCAGGGCGTGGCCCAGGTTACCCAAGGCATTGCGCGAGCGCGCCAGGCTGTCCTCGGTGTGGGCCAGCAGGTGGTTGATCTGGGCCACCAGTGGCTCAAGCTCAAGCGGCACGTCACCGTCCAGCTGGCTGCGCTGCCCTTGTTGCAACTGGGCGATCTGCTCGCGGGCTTTTTCCAGGGGGCGCAGCGAGCGCTTCACGGTGAGCCGTTGCAGTATAAGGATCAGTGCCAGCGCGGCCAGGCCGATGCCGATGCCGATCTGGCGCAAGCGCTGAAAGCTCTCGCGCACCGGGGTGTAGTCTTGCGCCACGCTGATCGACAGGGGTTGGCCCAGGCGCCGATAGTCGCCACGCAACACCAGCAGCAACTGGCCCTCGGGGCCCAGGCTCAAGCCTGCGTGCAGGCCAGCGGTGGTCGGCTGTGGCAACTCCTGGTCCCACAGCGAGCGCGAGCGCCAGTGGCCATCGGGAAAATCGACGCGGAAATAGTGACCGGAAAAAGGCCGCTCATAGGCCGGGGACAACCTGCGCTCATCCAACTGCAGCCCGTTGGGGCCCCGCACCAGGGCGACCAGGATGTTCTCGCTCTCGTTGCGCAGGCCGGCCTCCAGGTAGCGCTGCAGGCCCACCTCGAATAGCCACAGGCTCAGTTGCGCGGCCACCAGGCCGACCACGACCAGGACGCTGATCAGCCCGAGGCTGAGCTTGGCCTGGATCGATTTCATGCCCCTGCCCCGCCAAACCGATAGCCCTGGCCACGGCGGGTCTCGATCACGCTTCGGCCCAGCTTGCGGCGCAGGTGGTTGACGTGCACTTCCAGCACGTTGGAATCGCGCTCGGTTTCGCCGTCATACAAGTGTTCGGCCAAGTGGCTTTTGGAAAGGATTTGCCCGGGGTGGTGCATGAAATAACGCAGCAGGCGAAACTCGGCCGCCGTGAGCTGGATGTCATTGTCGCCCAGCGTCACGCACTGGCGCCCTTCGTCCAACTGCAAGCCAGCGGCCTGCAACTGCGGCTGGTTCGCCAGCCCCCGCGCCCGGCGCAGCAACGACTGGATACGCAACTGCAGCTCTTCAGGGTGGAAAGGTTTGGCCAGGTAATCGTCGGCGCCGGCCTTGAGGCCCTCGATTCGCTCGGCCCAGGAGCTTCGCGCAGTGAGCATGAGGACCGGCGTGGCCAGCCCCCCGGAGCGCCATTGCTGCAGCACTTCAAGCCCGGACAGGCCCGGCAGGCCCACGTCCAGGATGATCAGGTCGTACGGCTCGGTACAGCCCTGGTACACCGCGTCGCGACCATCGGCCAGCCAGTCCACTGCATACCCCTGCCCCTTGAGGTCACGCAGCAACTCATCGGCCAGGGGCACGTTGTCTTCCACCAGCAACAGGCGCATCAGTCGTCTTCCTCGTCCTTGAGCAGTTGGCCGGTACTGGCTTCGAACTTGATCTCACGCACAACCCCTTGCGCGGTGATCAGCTCCACCTCGTAATGGTACGAACCGTGTTTGACTTCCAGTTCCGCCTCCAGCAGCTTGGACCCCGGGTAACGATCCAGGGCCTGCTTGAGCAATTGTTCCAGAGGCAGGATCACCCCCTGCTGGCGCAGGCGCAAGGCTTCGTCCTGGTCCAGGTCGCGGGCTACCGCGACAGGGCAGGCAGCGAGCAAGGCCAGCAGCAGTACCAGGGACCGCGCCTCAGTGCGCATCAGGTGTCCTGATGGTCCTTGAGAATGGCGCCGCTGACGGCATCCAGCTCGATGTCCCACTCCACGTTGTTGGCGTCGCGCAACTCGACCTGGTAGATGTACTTGCCAAATTGTTCTTCAAGCTCGGTTTCATGGATTTTCGCGCCTGGGTGTTTGGCCAGCGCTGCCGCGTTGAGTTTCTCGAACGACTGGATGGTACCGGCATCACGCAGCCTGAGCGCTTCGTCCGGGCCCAGGTCACGGGCTTGGGCAATACCAGCCGACAGGCCAAGGGCGGCGACGGTAAACAAGGCAGTCAAAGTTTTCATGGTGTTTCTCCGTTATTGATAAGTGCTTACGGAGCCCACTGTAGCGAACCCAACTTAATTGAAACTGAAATAAACGGACGACGATGATAGCCGATCCCGGCCCGGCCTGGCTTGCAGGGGCGTGCTGTGAATCGTGTGGGACCTTTGTACCCAATACGTACGCACTTTATAATCTAGCGGTCAGAAGAGGACGATTGATGAGTGCGATCCAGATCAAGTACCCCGCCCTGAGCCTCAAGGCAGGCCCGCGGGCAATGGCACTGATCCGCAAGGACGGCTTGAGCCCCGCCGACGTCGGCACCTTGCCAGGCGCTGCCGGGGGGCCAAAAGCCTTGGGCATCCAAGGGCTGGACCTGGCGCTGTTTGGTGACTGGCTGGC contains:
- a CDS encoding sensor histidine kinase; protein product: MKSIQAKLSLGLISVLVVVGLVAAQLSLWLFEVGLQRYLEAGLRNESENILVALVRGPNGLQLDERRLSPAYERPFSGHYFRVDFPDGHWRSRSLWDQELPQPTTAGLHAGLSLGPEGQLLLVLRGDYRRLGQPLSISVAQDYTPVRESFQRLRQIGIGIGLAALALILILQRLTVKRSLRPLEKAREQIAQLQQGQRSQLDGDVPLELEPLVAQINHLLAHTEDSLARSRNALGNLGHALKTPLAVLVSLAASERLAQQPQVRQLIEEQLAQIQQRLGRELNRARLAGDALPGAQFDCDLELPGLFATLSMIHGSELAMTRQVPDGLKIPWDREDLLEVLGNLLDNACKWADSEVRLCILGGEATVQIWVEDDGPGIPQARHAQVLDRGSRLDEQVIGHGLGLGIVRDIVEARGASLALSASPLGGLRVTIALALHTRN
- a CDS encoding response regulator transcription factor; protein product: MRLLLVEDNVPLADELLRDLKGQGYAVDWLADGRDAVYQGCTEPYDLIILDVGLPGLSGLEVLQQWRSGGLATPVLMLTARSSWAERIEGLKAGADDYLAKPFHPEELQLRIQSLLRRARGLANQPQLQAAGLQLDEGRQCVTLGDNDIQLTAAEFRLLRYFMHHPGQILSKSHLAEHLYDGETERDSNVLEVHVNHLRRKLGRSVIETRRGQGYRFGGAGA
- a CDS encoding PepSY domain-containing protein, with amino-acid sequence MRTEARSLVLLLALLAACPVAVARDLDQDEALRLRQQGVILPLEQLLKQALDRYPGSKLLEAELEVKHGSYHYEVELITAQGVVREIKFEASTGQLLKDEEDD
- a CDS encoding PepSY domain-containing protein, translated to MKTLTALFTVAALGLSAGIAQARDLGPDEALRLRDAGTIQSFEKLNAAALAKHPGAKIHETELEEQFGKYIYQVELRDANNVEWDIELDAVSGAILKDHQDT